The Acidobacteriota bacterium DNA segment GCACGGTGAAGGTCTCCCGGGTGCCGCTGCCGCGCCGGGAGATGACCACGCCCTGGAAGATCTGGATGCGCTCCTTGGCGCCCTCCCGGACCCGGACGTGGACCTTGACCGTGTCTCCGGCCCGGAAGTCCGGCAGGCCATCCCGCACGTACTCCTGCTCAACCTGCTGTAGATCGTGCATTGCGTGTCACCTGTACCTCGGCCGCGAGTCCTGTCCCGCGCCCTGTTGTCTCCTGGCGAACTTCACTCCCCTCATCCCGCGGCCGGTCGCTGCTGACCGCGGATCGCGAAGCGGCAGGAGGCGGATTATCGCCTGTTCGACGCCCCGGGCGCAACCTCTTGACCGCCAGGGTCTCCAGCCAGCAGGTCCGGCCGCTTGCGGCGCGTCGCTTCGAGCGCCTGCTCGCGCCGCCAGGCGTCGATGCGCGCATGGTCGCCGGATCGCAGCACCTCGGGCACGTCGATTCCCTCGACGGTCCGCGGGCGGGTGTAGTGCGGATGGTCGAGCAGGCCCGAGCGGAAGCTCTCGTTCTCGACGGATTCCGGCCGGCCGACCACACCGGGGATGTGCCGCGACACCGCCTCGATGACCGTCATGGCCGGCACCTCGCCGCCGGAAAGAACGTAGTCGCCGACGGAAAGCTCGGAGTCGACGACCAGCATCCGCACCCGCTCGTCGATCGCCTCGTAGCGTCCGCACAGGAGCATCAGCCGCTCCTCACCCGCCAGGCTGCGCACCCTGGCGTCGTCCAGGCGCTCACCCTGCGGCGAGAGCAGGATGCGGTGAGGCCGCGGGCCGTCGCCGGCAATCGCGCGCACGGCATGGAGCCAGGGAGGCGCGGTCATCACCATTCCGCCGCCGCCGCCGTACGGCTCGTCGTCGACGCTCCGGTGCGGATCGTCCGTGTAGTCGCGGAGGTCGTGGACGTGAACCTCGAGCAGGCCGGCGGCGATCGCCCGGCCGATCAGGCTCGCCGCC contains these protein-coding regions:
- the rplS gene encoding 50S ribosomal protein L19; translated protein: MHDLQQVEQEYVRDGLPDFRAGDTVKVHVRVREGAKERIQIFQGVVISRRGSGTRETFTVRKVSGGIGVERIFPLHSPVIGQIEVVRRGKVRRAKLYYLRKLRGRAARIEERRDR
- the trmD gene encoding tRNA (guanosine(37)-N1)-methyltransferase TrmD; the protein is MRIDVITIFPAVFREFLAASLIGRAIAAGLLEVHVHDLRDYTDDPHRSVDDEPYGGGGGMVMTAPPWLHAVRAIAGDGPRPHRILLSPQGERLDDARVRSLAGEERLMLLCGRYEAIDERVRMLVVDSELSVGDYVLSGGEVPAMTVIEAVSRHIPGVVGRPESVENESFRSGLLDHPHYTRPRTVEGIDVPEVLRSGDHARIDAWRREQALEATRRKRPDLLAGDPGGQEVAPGASNRR